In Nymphaea colorata isolate Beijing-Zhang1983 chromosome 5, ASM883128v2, whole genome shotgun sequence, one genomic interval encodes:
- the LOC116254119 gene encoding DNA repair protein RAD51 homolog 2 isoform X1 encodes MAGKLISEMGLPTSIANIFAARNILTAKDALLLNEFELMELLDVDLDAVKSSIAQISASVCPPYQTALQLMQERVDKEYLGGHFPTTLKGLDKALFGGIPFGALTELVGPAGIGKTQFCLKLSLLAALPTSCGGLNGHVIYVDTESKFSSRRLIEIGESCYPQIFHVKGMAKELAGRIVVLQPATLSEFAERLQQIKLSLLQNQVRLVIVDSIAALVSSDHERHVKAPRRDALGWHVSFLKSLAELSRVPIVVTNQVRALSTNHALSYSFQADRKSELARNRDISESHLIPALGMHWAHAVNVRLVLEAHSGQRFIKLAKSPISPPLSFPFIITSAGISLLNDDGMEVSGTEINSILNEGGVIVSAGEE; translated from the exons GATGCATTATTGCTAAACGAGTTTGAGTTGATGGAGCTATTAGATGTGGATTTGGATGCTGTAAAATCTTCAATAGCTCAAATCAGTGCATCTGTCTGCCCCCCATATCAAACT GCACTCCAGCTTATGCAAGAAAGAGTTGATAAGGAATACCTTGGTGGCCATTTTCCTACAACCCTAAAAGGCTTAGATAAAGCACTATTTGGAGGCATACCATTTGGTGCTTTGACCGAGTTGGTTGGTCCTGCAGGAATTGGTAAAACACAG TTCTGCTTAAAGCTTTCTCTTCTGGCTGCATTACCAACAAGTTGTGGAGGTCTGAATGGCCATGTAATTTACGTCGACACAGAGTCTAAATTTAGTTCAAGAAG GCTGATTGAGATAGGAGAAAGCTGCTACCCACAAATATTTCATGTGAAAGGAATGGCAAAGGAG CTTGCAGGTCGGATTGTGGTTCTGCAACCAGCAACACTTTCTGAATTCGCCGAGAG GTTGCAGCAAATTAAGCTCTCTCTATTGCAGAACCAAGTGAGATTAGTTATTGTTGACAGTATTGCTGCTCTTGTTTCCAG TGACCATGAAAGACATGTAAAAGCACCTAGACGAGATGCACTTGGATGGCACGTTTCATTTCTCAA ATCACTTGCAGAATTATCACGAGTTCCAATTGTGGTAACCAACCAAGTGAGGGCGCTGAGCACTAATCATGCCTTGAGTTATTCTTTCCAAG CAGACAGAAAGAGTGAGCTAGCGAGAAACAGAGACATATCTGAGTCTCATTTAATTCCAGCATTGGGCATGCACTGGGCTCATGCTGTCAATGTTCGTCTTGTTCTTGAAGCCCATTCAG GTCAGAGATTCATAAAGCTGGCAAAGTCTCCAATATCTCCTCCATTGTCTTTTCCGTTCATCATAACTTCTGCAGGAATTTCTTTACTGAATGATGATGGCATGGAAGTATCAGGCACCGAGATAAACTCAATCCTCAATGAAG GTGGTGTCATTGTCAGTGCaggagaagaatga
- the LOC116254118 gene encoding pentatricopeptide repeat-containing protein At3g48810: protein MRMLVHRNLKEGPSLLLRTKRPSSSAVLNAIRGAGTNENVDTEELHLDEYVVLERLMNEKDVVAALEYFKFVFETRKFRHTTRTYKMMIEKLESVRDMNGVQYLLQQMKSEGVPCSADIFVSIIRLYRELGDSELALKTFYRIQDFDVRPTAKIYNHLLDALLCENRFHMINPIYDNMKKDGLKPNVYTYNILLKALCKNNRIDAAYKLLGEMSERGCEPDSVSCTTIVSALCRQGELAEAREVMKCFRPTVPAYNALVNGLCSHYKIQEAMSLIDKMVDLGLEPNIITYTTIVDALCEMESAKLSVAIVGRLLVRGCRPNVMTFTSLMKGFFKEGNVHDAIMIWNQMLKQGCRPNTVAYNTVIYGLCLSGKLHRAISVFNKMAKSEYLPNVRTYSILLDGFAKAGNLEGALEVWNTIIASGCEPNVVAYTSMVEVLCKKSMFYKVQQIIEKMWLENCPPSTITYNVFIKGLCEQSQVEWAIHVLHEMKEKGCLPNITTYNEALYALYRDGYSVKALSLLSEMLGADLDFNVVTYNTLIYGSSCIFKMRDASSFLAKMLVTGIRPDIITYNTIIHAYCKEGDIKAANQFFGAMVADGCYPDDITYTTLIGGLCERSYLEGAMVCFLKMLTGGIMPNTTTWNVLVSCAICKLNSSIVTCLLKDILRNADAKINI from the coding sequence ACAAAGCGGCCGTCCTCATCGGCTGTGCTTAATGCTATTAGAGGTGCTGGGACCAATGAGAATGTTGACACAGAGGAACTGCATTTAGATGAATATGTGGTTTTGGAAAGATTGATGAACGAAAAGGATGTAGTAGCTGCACTAGAGTatttcaaatttgtgtttgAGACTAGAAAATTCCGGCACACCACACGCACGTATAAGATGATGATCGAGAAGCTTGAATCAGTGAGGGATATGAATGGTGTTCAGTACCTATTGCAACAGATGAAATCAGAAGGCGTTCCTTGCTCGGCAGACATATTTGTTAGCATTATAAGATTGTATCGGGAATTGGGCGACTCGGAGTTAGCTTTGAAGACGTTCTACCGCATTCAGGATTTCGATGTTAGACCTACGGCGAAGATCTACAACCATCTTTTGGATGCACTTCTATGTGAGAATCGGTTTCACATGATCAATCCCATTTACGATAACATGAAAAAGGACGGTCTCAAGCCCAACGTGTATACGTATAACATCCTCTTAAAAGCGTTATGCAAAAACAACCGCATAGATGCTGCGTACAAACTGCTCGGTGAAATGTCTGAGAGGGGATGTGAACCCGATAGTGTGAGTTGCACTACAATCGTGTCTGCTCTTTGTCGTCAAGGTGAATTAGCTGAGGCCAGAGAAGTTATGAAATGCTTTAGGCCTACCGTTCCAGCATACAATGCTCTGGTAAATGGCTTGTGTAGTCACTACAAAATACAAGAAGCTATGTCGTTGATAGATAAGATGGTGGATCTTGGATTGGAACCTAATATTATCACTTACACAACAATTGTAGATGCACTTTGTGAGATGGAAAGTGCAAAGCTTTCTGTTGCCATTGTGGGCCGCTTGCTAGTGAGGGGCTGCAGACCTAATGTTATGACATTTACCTCCTTAATGAAGGGATTCTTCAAGGAAGGAAATGTTCATGATGCAATTATGATTTGGAATCAAATGCTAAAGCAAGGGTGTAGACCCAATACAGTTGCGTACAATACCGTGATATATGGTCTTTGTCTCAGTGGGAAGTTGCATAGAGCTATATCAGTTTTCAATAAGATGGCAAAAAGCGAGTATCTACCCAATGTTAGGACTTACAGTATTCTTTTAGATGGGTTTGCAAAAGCTGGTAATTTGGAGGGTGCTTTAGAGGTATGGAACACAATCATAGCAAGTGGGTGTGAACCCAATGTTGTGGCGTATACTAGCATGGTGGAAGTGTTGTGCAAGAAATCCATGTTTTATAAAGTTCAGCAGATTATTGAGAAAATGTGGCTGGAAAACTGTCCTCCAAGCACAATAACTTACAATGTATTCATTAAAGGATTGTGTGAACAAAGTCAAGTAGAGTGGGCTATCCATGTGTTACATGAAATGAAGGAGAAAGGTTGTCTCCCTAATATAACAACCTACAATGAGGCTTTGTATGCTCTTTACAGGGATGGATACTCTGTTAAAGCCTTGAGCCTTCTCAGTGAGATGTTAGGGGCTGATTTAGATTTCAATGTTGTCACTTATAACACTCTCATCTACGGTTCAAGttgcatttttaaaatgagagaTGCTTCTTCATTCTTGGCAAAGATGCTTGTTACAGGCATTAGACCTGACATAATTACATATAATACAATAATCCATGCTTACTGTAAGGAAGGTGATATAAAAGCAGCAAATCAGTTCTTTGGAGCAATGGTTGCAGATGGGTGCTACCCTGATGATATTACTTACACTACGTTAATAGGTGGCCTCTGTGAAAGGTCTTATTTGGAGGGAGCGATGGTTTGTTTCCTTAAGATGCTAACTGGTGGTATTATGCCCAACACTACCACATGGAATGTCTTGGTTAGCTGTGCTATCTGCAAATTGAATTCTTCTATTGTAACATGTTTACTGAAAGATATATTGAGAAATGCTGATGcaaaaataaatatctga
- the LOC116254119 gene encoding DNA repair protein RAD51 homolog 2 isoform X7: protein MAGKLISEMGLPTSIANIFAARNILTAKDALLLNEFELMELLDVDLDAVKSSIAQISASVCPPYQTALQLMQERVDKEYLGGHFPTTLKGLDKALFGGIPFGALTELVGPAGIGKTQFCLKLSLLAALPTSCGGLNGHVIYVDTESKFSSRRLIEIGESCYPQIFHVKGMAKELAGRIVVLQPATLSEFAERLQQIKLSLLQNQVRLVIVDSIAALVSSDHERHVKAPRRDALGWHVSFLKSLAELSRVPIVVTNQVRALSTNHALSYSFQDRKSELARNRDISESHLIPALGMHWAHAVNVRLVLEAHSGFTHCEILTQVRDS from the exons GATGCATTATTGCTAAACGAGTTTGAGTTGATGGAGCTATTAGATGTGGATTTGGATGCTGTAAAATCTTCAATAGCTCAAATCAGTGCATCTGTCTGCCCCCCATATCAAACT GCACTCCAGCTTATGCAAGAAAGAGTTGATAAGGAATACCTTGGTGGCCATTTTCCTACAACCCTAAAAGGCTTAGATAAAGCACTATTTGGAGGCATACCATTTGGTGCTTTGACCGAGTTGGTTGGTCCTGCAGGAATTGGTAAAACACAG TTCTGCTTAAAGCTTTCTCTTCTGGCTGCATTACCAACAAGTTGTGGAGGTCTGAATGGCCATGTAATTTACGTCGACACAGAGTCTAAATTTAGTTCAAGAAG GCTGATTGAGATAGGAGAAAGCTGCTACCCACAAATATTTCATGTGAAAGGAATGGCAAAGGAG CTTGCAGGTCGGATTGTGGTTCTGCAACCAGCAACACTTTCTGAATTCGCCGAGAG GTTGCAGCAAATTAAGCTCTCTCTATTGCAGAACCAAGTGAGATTAGTTATTGTTGACAGTATTGCTGCTCTTGTTTCCAG TGACCATGAAAGACATGTAAAAGCACCTAGACGAGATGCACTTGGATGGCACGTTTCATTTCTCAA ATCACTTGCAGAATTATCACGAGTTCCAATTGTGGTAACCAACCAAGTGAGGGCGCTGAGCACTAATCATGCCTTGAGTTATTCTTTCCAAG ACAGAAAGAGTGAGCTAGCGAGAAACAGAGACATATCTGAGTCTCATTTAATTCCAGCATTGGGCATGCACTGGGCTCATGCTGTCAATGTTCGTCTTGTTCTTGAAGCCCATTCAG GCTTCACCCATTGTGAAATATTGACGCAGGTCAGAGATTCATAA
- the LOC116254119 gene encoding DNA repair protein RAD51 homolog 2 isoform X4, with amino-acid sequence MAGKLISEMGLPTSIANIFAARNILTAKDALLLNEFELMELLDVDLDAVKSSIAQISASVCPPYQTALQLMQERVDKEYLGGHFPTTLKGLDKALFGGIPFGALTELVGPAGIGKTQFCLKLSLLAALPTSCGGLNGHVIYVDTESKFSSRRLIEIGESCYPQIFHVKGMAKEYFSLQVGLWFCNQQHFLNSPRGCSKLSSLYCRTNDHERHVKAPRRDALGWHVSFLKSLAELSRVPIVVTNQVRALSTNHALSYSFQADRKSELARNRDISESHLIPALGMHWAHAVNVRLVLEAHSGQRFIKLAKSPISPPLSFPFIITSAGISLLNDDGMEVSGTEINSILNEGGVIVSAGEE; translated from the exons GATGCATTATTGCTAAACGAGTTTGAGTTGATGGAGCTATTAGATGTGGATTTGGATGCTGTAAAATCTTCAATAGCTCAAATCAGTGCATCTGTCTGCCCCCCATATCAAACT GCACTCCAGCTTATGCAAGAAAGAGTTGATAAGGAATACCTTGGTGGCCATTTTCCTACAACCCTAAAAGGCTTAGATAAAGCACTATTTGGAGGCATACCATTTGGTGCTTTGACCGAGTTGGTTGGTCCTGCAGGAATTGGTAAAACACAG TTCTGCTTAAAGCTTTCTCTTCTGGCTGCATTACCAACAAGTTGTGGAGGTCTGAATGGCCATGTAATTTACGTCGACACAGAGTCTAAATTTAGTTCAAGAAG GCTGATTGAGATAGGAGAAAGCTGCTACCCACAAATATTTCATGTGAAAGGAATGGCAAAGGAG tattttagCTTGCAGGTCGGATTGTGGTTCTGCAACCAGCAACACTTTCTGAATTCGCCGAGAG GTTGCAGCAAATTAAGCTCTCTCTATTGCAGAACCAA TGACCATGAAAGACATGTAAAAGCACCTAGACGAGATGCACTTGGATGGCACGTTTCATTTCTCAA ATCACTTGCAGAATTATCACGAGTTCCAATTGTGGTAACCAACCAAGTGAGGGCGCTGAGCACTAATCATGCCTTGAGTTATTCTTTCCAAG CAGACAGAAAGAGTGAGCTAGCGAGAAACAGAGACATATCTGAGTCTCATTTAATTCCAGCATTGGGCATGCACTGGGCTCATGCTGTCAATGTTCGTCTTGTTCTTGAAGCCCATTCAG GTCAGAGATTCATAAAGCTGGCAAAGTCTCCAATATCTCCTCCATTGTCTTTTCCGTTCATCATAACTTCTGCAGGAATTTCTTTACTGAATGATGATGGCATGGAAGTATCAGGCACCGAGATAAACTCAATCCTCAATGAAG GTGGTGTCATTGTCAGTGCaggagaagaatga
- the LOC116254119 gene encoding DNA repair protein RAD51 homolog 2 isoform X2 codes for MAGKLISEMGLPTSIANIFAARNILTAKDALLLNEFELMELLDVDLDAVKSSIAQISASVCPPYQTALQLMQERVDKEYLGGHFPTTLKGLDKALFGGIPFGALTELVGPAGIGKTQFCLKLSLLAALPTSCGGLNGHVIYVDTESKFSSRRLIEIGESCYPQIFHVKGMAKELAGRIVVLQPATLSEFAERLQQIKLSLLQNQVRLVIVDSIAALVSSDHERHVKAPRRDALGWHVSFLKSLAELSRVPIVVTNQVRALSTNHALSYSFQDRKSELARNRDISESHLIPALGMHWAHAVNVRLVLEAHSGQRFIKLAKSPISPPLSFPFIITSAGISLLNDDGMEVSGTEINSILNEGGVIVSAGEE; via the exons GATGCATTATTGCTAAACGAGTTTGAGTTGATGGAGCTATTAGATGTGGATTTGGATGCTGTAAAATCTTCAATAGCTCAAATCAGTGCATCTGTCTGCCCCCCATATCAAACT GCACTCCAGCTTATGCAAGAAAGAGTTGATAAGGAATACCTTGGTGGCCATTTTCCTACAACCCTAAAAGGCTTAGATAAAGCACTATTTGGAGGCATACCATTTGGTGCTTTGACCGAGTTGGTTGGTCCTGCAGGAATTGGTAAAACACAG TTCTGCTTAAAGCTTTCTCTTCTGGCTGCATTACCAACAAGTTGTGGAGGTCTGAATGGCCATGTAATTTACGTCGACACAGAGTCTAAATTTAGTTCAAGAAG GCTGATTGAGATAGGAGAAAGCTGCTACCCACAAATATTTCATGTGAAAGGAATGGCAAAGGAG CTTGCAGGTCGGATTGTGGTTCTGCAACCAGCAACACTTTCTGAATTCGCCGAGAG GTTGCAGCAAATTAAGCTCTCTCTATTGCAGAACCAAGTGAGATTAGTTATTGTTGACAGTATTGCTGCTCTTGTTTCCAG TGACCATGAAAGACATGTAAAAGCACCTAGACGAGATGCACTTGGATGGCACGTTTCATTTCTCAA ATCACTTGCAGAATTATCACGAGTTCCAATTGTGGTAACCAACCAAGTGAGGGCGCTGAGCACTAATCATGCCTTGAGTTATTCTTTCCAAG ACAGAAAGAGTGAGCTAGCGAGAAACAGAGACATATCTGAGTCTCATTTAATTCCAGCATTGGGCATGCACTGGGCTCATGCTGTCAATGTTCGTCTTGTTCTTGAAGCCCATTCAG GTCAGAGATTCATAAAGCTGGCAAAGTCTCCAATATCTCCTCCATTGTCTTTTCCGTTCATCATAACTTCTGCAGGAATTTCTTTACTGAATGATGATGGCATGGAAGTATCAGGCACCGAGATAAACTCAATCCTCAATGAAG GTGGTGTCATTGTCAGTGCaggagaagaatga
- the LOC116254119 gene encoding DNA repair protein RAD51 homolog 2 isoform X3 codes for MAGKLISEMGLPTSIANIFAARNILTAKDALLLNEFELMELLDVDLDAVKSSIAQISASVCPPYQTLMQERVDKEYLGGHFPTTLKGLDKALFGGIPFGALTELVGPAGIGKTQFCLKLSLLAALPTSCGGLNGHVIYVDTESKFSSRRLIEIGESCYPQIFHVKGMAKELAGRIVVLQPATLSEFAERLQQIKLSLLQNQVRLVIVDSIAALVSSDHERHVKAPRRDALGWHVSFLKSLAELSRVPIVVTNQVRALSTNHALSYSFQADRKSELARNRDISESHLIPALGMHWAHAVNVRLVLEAHSGQRFIKLAKSPISPPLSFPFIITSAGISLLNDDGMEVSGTEINSILNEGGVIVSAGEE; via the exons GATGCATTATTGCTAAACGAGTTTGAGTTGATGGAGCTATTAGATGTGGATTTGGATGCTGTAAAATCTTCAATAGCTCAAATCAGTGCATCTGTCTGCCCCCCATATCAAACT CTTATGCAAGAAAGAGTTGATAAGGAATACCTTGGTGGCCATTTTCCTACAACCCTAAAAGGCTTAGATAAAGCACTATTTGGAGGCATACCATTTGGTGCTTTGACCGAGTTGGTTGGTCCTGCAGGAATTGGTAAAACACAG TTCTGCTTAAAGCTTTCTCTTCTGGCTGCATTACCAACAAGTTGTGGAGGTCTGAATGGCCATGTAATTTACGTCGACACAGAGTCTAAATTTAGTTCAAGAAG GCTGATTGAGATAGGAGAAAGCTGCTACCCACAAATATTTCATGTGAAAGGAATGGCAAAGGAG CTTGCAGGTCGGATTGTGGTTCTGCAACCAGCAACACTTTCTGAATTCGCCGAGAG GTTGCAGCAAATTAAGCTCTCTCTATTGCAGAACCAAGTGAGATTAGTTATTGTTGACAGTATTGCTGCTCTTGTTTCCAG TGACCATGAAAGACATGTAAAAGCACCTAGACGAGATGCACTTGGATGGCACGTTTCATTTCTCAA ATCACTTGCAGAATTATCACGAGTTCCAATTGTGGTAACCAACCAAGTGAGGGCGCTGAGCACTAATCATGCCTTGAGTTATTCTTTCCAAG CAGACAGAAAGAGTGAGCTAGCGAGAAACAGAGACATATCTGAGTCTCATTTAATTCCAGCATTGGGCATGCACTGGGCTCATGCTGTCAATGTTCGTCTTGTTCTTGAAGCCCATTCAG GTCAGAGATTCATAAAGCTGGCAAAGTCTCCAATATCTCCTCCATTGTCTTTTCCGTTCATCATAACTTCTGCAGGAATTTCTTTACTGAATGATGATGGCATGGAAGTATCAGGCACCGAGATAAACTCAATCCTCAATGAAG GTGGTGTCATTGTCAGTGCaggagaagaatga
- the LOC116254119 gene encoding DNA repair protein RAD51 homolog 2 isoform X5, which yields MAGKLISEMGLPTSIANIFAARNILTAKALQLMQERVDKEYLGGHFPTTLKGLDKALFGGIPFGALTELVGPAGIGKTQFCLKLSLLAALPTSCGGLNGHVIYVDTESKFSSRRLIEIGESCYPQIFHVKGMAKELAGRIVVLQPATLSEFAERLQQIKLSLLQNQVRLVIVDSIAALVSSDHERHVKAPRRDALGWHVSFLKSLAELSRVPIVVTNQVRALSTNHALSYSFQADRKSELARNRDISESHLIPALGMHWAHAVNVRLVLEAHSGQRFIKLAKSPISPPLSFPFIITSAGISLLNDDGMEVSGTEINSILNEGGVIVSAGEE from the exons GCACTCCAGCTTATGCAAGAAAGAGTTGATAAGGAATACCTTGGTGGCCATTTTCCTACAACCCTAAAAGGCTTAGATAAAGCACTATTTGGAGGCATACCATTTGGTGCTTTGACCGAGTTGGTTGGTCCTGCAGGAATTGGTAAAACACAG TTCTGCTTAAAGCTTTCTCTTCTGGCTGCATTACCAACAAGTTGTGGAGGTCTGAATGGCCATGTAATTTACGTCGACACAGAGTCTAAATTTAGTTCAAGAAG GCTGATTGAGATAGGAGAAAGCTGCTACCCACAAATATTTCATGTGAAAGGAATGGCAAAGGAG CTTGCAGGTCGGATTGTGGTTCTGCAACCAGCAACACTTTCTGAATTCGCCGAGAG GTTGCAGCAAATTAAGCTCTCTCTATTGCAGAACCAAGTGAGATTAGTTATTGTTGACAGTATTGCTGCTCTTGTTTCCAG TGACCATGAAAGACATGTAAAAGCACCTAGACGAGATGCACTTGGATGGCACGTTTCATTTCTCAA ATCACTTGCAGAATTATCACGAGTTCCAATTGTGGTAACCAACCAAGTGAGGGCGCTGAGCACTAATCATGCCTTGAGTTATTCTTTCCAAG CAGACAGAAAGAGTGAGCTAGCGAGAAACAGAGACATATCTGAGTCTCATTTAATTCCAGCATTGGGCATGCACTGGGCTCATGCTGTCAATGTTCGTCTTGTTCTTGAAGCCCATTCAG GTCAGAGATTCATAAAGCTGGCAAAGTCTCCAATATCTCCTCCATTGTCTTTTCCGTTCATCATAACTTCTGCAGGAATTTCTTTACTGAATGATGATGGCATGGAAGTATCAGGCACCGAGATAAACTCAATCCTCAATGAAG GTGGTGTCATTGTCAGTGCaggagaagaatga
- the LOC116254119 gene encoding DNA repair protein RAD51 homolog 2 isoform X6 has protein sequence MAGKLISEMGLPTSIANIFAARNILTAKDALLLNEFELMELLDVDLDAVKSSIAQISASVCPPYQTALQLMQERVDKEYLGGHFPTTLKGLDKALFGGIPFGALTELVGPAGIGKTQFCLKLSLLAALPTSCGGLNGHVIYVDTESKFSSRRLIEIGESCYPQIFHVKGMAKELAGRIVVLQPATLSEFAERLQQIKLSLLQNQVRLVIVDSIAALVSSDHERHVKAPRRDALGWHVSFLKSLAELSRVPIVVTNQVRALSTNHALSYSFQADRKSELARNRDISESHLIPALGMHWAHAVNVRLVLEAHSGFTHCEILTQVRDS, from the exons GATGCATTATTGCTAAACGAGTTTGAGTTGATGGAGCTATTAGATGTGGATTTGGATGCTGTAAAATCTTCAATAGCTCAAATCAGTGCATCTGTCTGCCCCCCATATCAAACT GCACTCCAGCTTATGCAAGAAAGAGTTGATAAGGAATACCTTGGTGGCCATTTTCCTACAACCCTAAAAGGCTTAGATAAAGCACTATTTGGAGGCATACCATTTGGTGCTTTGACCGAGTTGGTTGGTCCTGCAGGAATTGGTAAAACACAG TTCTGCTTAAAGCTTTCTCTTCTGGCTGCATTACCAACAAGTTGTGGAGGTCTGAATGGCCATGTAATTTACGTCGACACAGAGTCTAAATTTAGTTCAAGAAG GCTGATTGAGATAGGAGAAAGCTGCTACCCACAAATATTTCATGTGAAAGGAATGGCAAAGGAG CTTGCAGGTCGGATTGTGGTTCTGCAACCAGCAACACTTTCTGAATTCGCCGAGAG GTTGCAGCAAATTAAGCTCTCTCTATTGCAGAACCAAGTGAGATTAGTTATTGTTGACAGTATTGCTGCTCTTGTTTCCAG TGACCATGAAAGACATGTAAAAGCACCTAGACGAGATGCACTTGGATGGCACGTTTCATTTCTCAA ATCACTTGCAGAATTATCACGAGTTCCAATTGTGGTAACCAACCAAGTGAGGGCGCTGAGCACTAATCATGCCTTGAGTTATTCTTTCCAAG CAGACAGAAAGAGTGAGCTAGCGAGAAACAGAGACATATCTGAGTCTCATTTAATTCCAGCATTGGGCATGCACTGGGCTCATGCTGTCAATGTTCGTCTTGTTCTTGAAGCCCATTCAG GCTTCACCCATTGTGAAATATTGACGCAGGTCAGAGATTCATAA